In Mercurialis annua linkage group LG5, ddMerAnnu1.2, whole genome shotgun sequence, a single genomic region encodes these proteins:
- the LOC126681592 gene encoding protein MAIN-LIKE 2-like, with protein sequence MPFGEMTITLHDVWHILRIPVGGAMISGQPNKAQLMAYCVQILGISPEDLVSKTTKHFAQGGVLIESIINLCRRGRTIEVEAIAWIWLTLGCTLFIDKSGHQIRPATIWEVRDEVTDTSTFSWGSATLAYLYRQLGISSRGNCSGLTGCLTLLQTWIYEYFPCFRPQRERLLIQSHLPRASSWSATASECSGTRLRSLRARLDLLTAEEITWLPFGGEPAASVEHTAYYGWIAYRDIVEPYMPSRVLRQLGYVQTVPVPICRPIAAVRSWRSLKYSVDMSVTIAVDMWNAFPTIYKLQLMRFEEAHVIAGGCHQAYLDWYERHSHPRVLPGGDLPRSHPPRSNNDYWMTLLTREFEHFLGKVSTITAQHRQHCEFDGIPELETETEEASATWERVIAAWRSAD encoded by the exons ATGCCATTCGGGGAGATGACCATCACATTACATGACGTGTGGCATATTCTTCGCATTCCAGTTGGTGGAGCTATGATTTCAG GTCAGCCGAATAAGGCTCAGCTGATGGCTTACTGCGTACAGATTTTAGGTATTTCACCAGAGGATCTGGTGAGTAAGACGACCAAGCATTTTGCCCAGGGAGGTGTGTTGATTGAGTCGATCATCAATTTATGTAGGCGTGGCCGTACTATAGAGGTGGAGGCGATAGCCTGGATCTGGTTGACGTTAGGTTGCACTTTATTCATTGACAAGAGTGGCCATCAGATTAGACCTGCAACCATATGGGAGGTGCGGGATGAAGTCACAGATACGAGTACATTTTCCTGGGGCTCAGCTACACTTGCTTATCTCTATCGGCAGCTTGGAATCTCATCAAGAGGAAATTGCTCGGGTTTGACTGGGTGTCTGACACTGCTTCAGACATGGATTTATGAGTACTTTCCATGCTTTCGACCCCAGCGAGAGCGGCTGTTGATCCAGTCTCATCTTCCTCGAGCTTCCAGCTGGAGTGCTACTGCGTCAGAGTGTTCAGGCACCCGACTTCGGTCCTTACGAGCTCGTTTGGACCTGCTGACTGCTGAGGAG ATCACGTGGCTCCCTTTTGGCGGCGAGCCTGCTGCCAGCGTAGAGCACACTGCATATTATGGGTGGATAGCGTATCGGGACATTGTCGAGCCATATATGCCTTCTAGGGTGCTGCGACAACTGGGTTATGTGCAGACTGTACCTGTGCCAATTTGTCGGCCAATAGCGGCTGTTAGGTCCTGGAGGTCACTCAAGTACTCTGTGGACATGAGTGTGACGATTGCGGTTGACATGTGGAACGCTTTTCCGACCATTTACAAGCTGCAGTTAATGAGATTTGAGGAAGCCCATGTTATTGCTGGAGGATGTCATCAAGCGTACTTGGACTGGTACGAGCGACATTCGCATCCCCGTGTCCTTCCTGGCGGAGATCTTCCACGATCACATCCTCCCCGCAGCAACAACGATTAT TGGATGACGCTGCTGACCAGGGAGTTCGAGCATTTCCTCGGAAAAGTCAGCACAATTACCGCCCAACATAGACAGCACTGCGAGTTTGACGGCATTCCAGAGTTGGAGACTGAGACGGAGGAGGCTAGCGCTACTTGGGAGAGAGTCATTGCCGCTTGGCGTAGTGCTGACTGA